One part of the Solanum dulcamara chromosome 3, daSolDulc1.2, whole genome shotgun sequence genome encodes these proteins:
- the LOC129883257 gene encoding uncharacterized protein LOC129883257 isoform X2: MDPNSSYKFTFLLLLSLFLHSTVSDGASSVFFLDNPSHRYFRSPSPDASSKISSLSLSEVGAAISVLLGFAPPVTLSSASSSKLNEVLVPNPFDRPGSVLILEVTGAEGVSIEALRSNVVNKNRADIQLPDAGEVSLFSLDEPKTDAEYSDKELSEFASWLSGSYVNEELTIPLEDDADLIFQLSKEADREFVTSLVSLTHKIQRAMEMHQDLSGAVHRPSELISGKFDGLKALKEQYGAEGVVKGSKLFSIVMSKMFDSLTEAYKGQIVGVIVCNETPSVAESLFNVIFTSPPSARWLEETKTSPNSTVIEEIILVRRTVAWITGILLIIATLLGIYFLFNMPLTRDTLLYSNVKLD, encoded by the exons ATGGATCCAAATTCTTCTTACAAATTCACCTTTCTATTACTTCTCTCACTCTTCCTGCATTCTACA GTTTCTGATGGAGCTTCTTCAGTGTTTTTCCTCGATAACCCATCTCACCGTTACTTCCGTTCTCCTTCTCCCGATGCTTCTTCTAAG ATAAGTTCCTTGTCTCTTTCTGAAGTTGGTGCTGCTATATCAGTCTTGCTTGGTTTTGCACCTCCTGTTACTCTTTCCTCTGCTAGTTCATCGAAG TTGAATGAGGTACTCGTACCAAATCCATTTGATAGGCCGGGTTCTGTCCTCATCCTAGAAGTTACAGGAGCTGAAG GTGTTTCTATTGAGGCCCTTAGAAGCAATGTAGTAAACAAAAATAGAGCTGACATTCAACTTCCAG ATGCAGGTGAAGTTTCTCTTTTTTCATTGGATGAACCAAAAACAGATGCTGAATATTCAGACAAAGAACTAAGTGAATTT GCATCATGGTTGAGCGGTTCATATGTGAATGAAGAGCTGACAATCCCCTTGGAGGATGATGCTGATTTGATATTTCAATTGTCAAAG GAAGCAGATAGGGAGTTTGTAACAAGTCTTGTTTCACTTACCCATAAGATTCAAAGAGCAATGGAGATGCACCAAGATTTATCTGGAGCTGTGCACCGTCCATCTGAGTTAATTTCTGGAAAATTTGATGGCCTTAAG GCTCTCAAAGAGCAGTATGGAGCAGAAGGTGTTGTGAAAGGAAGTAAATTGTTCAGTATTGTGATGTCGAAGATGTTTGATTCCTTAACTGAAGCCTATAAAG GTCAAATTGTTGGAGTTATTGTCTGTAATGAAACTCCTTCAGTAGCAGAGTCATTATTCAATGTCATTTTCACTTCTCCACCATCTGCCCGCTGGCTGGAGGAAACAAAAACTTCACCCAATTCAACTGTTATTGAAGAAATTATATTGGTTAGACGAACTGTTGCATGGATTACAGGAATCTTGCTTATAATTGCCACACTATTAGGA ATTTACTTTCTCTTCAACATGCCACTTACAAGGGACACCCTTCTCTATTCTAACGTGAAGCTCGACTAG
- the LOC129883258 gene encoding glutathione reductase, chloroplastic, giving the protein MARKMLIDGELSKPGEEEAHYDFDLFVIGAGSGGVRASRFSAQYGAKVAICELPFDPVGSEVSGGVGGTCVLRGCVPKKILVYGAAYGPELEDARNYGWEVNERVNFNWKKLLHKKTEEIVRLNGIYKRLLSNAGVKLFEGEGRVVGPNEVELIQLDGTKISYSAKHILIATGSRAHRPQIPGQELAITSDEALSLEELPKRAVILGGGYIAVEFASIWRGMGVTVDLCFRKELPLRGFDDEMRAVVARNLEGRGITMHPCTTLTKLEKSEGGVKVHTDHGEVILADVVLFATGRLPNTKRLNLDAVAVELDKMKAVKVDEYSRTNIPSIWAIGDVTNRMNLTPVALMEGTCFAKTVFGGKPTKPDYSHIPCAVFCIPPLSVVGFSEEQAIEQANGEVSVYTSTFNPMKNTISGRTEKSVMKLLVDAETDKVLGASMCGPDAPEIMQGIAVALKCGATKEQFDSTVGIHPSAAEEFVTMRSESRRVSSNKPKTNL; this is encoded by the exons ATGGCTAGGAAGATGCTAATTGATGGAGAGTTGAGCAAACCTGGTGAAGAAGAAGCGCACTATGACTTTGATTTATTCGTAATAGGTGCTGGAAGTGGTGGGGTTCGAGCTAGTCGGTTTTCAGCCCAATATGGAGCTAAG GTTGCAATCTGTGAGCTTCCATTTGATCCTGTCGGCTCTGAAGTTAGTGGGGGAGTTGGTGGAAC GTGTGTTCTTCGTGGTTGTGTTCCTAAAAAGATTTTGGTTTACGGAGCAGCCTATGGGCCGGAGTTGGAG GATGCAAGGAATTATGGATGGGAAGTGAATGAGAGAGTCAATTTCAACTGGAAGAAGCTTTTGCATAAAAAG ACTGAGGAGATTGTACGGTTAAATGGGATCTACAAGAGGCTACTTTCAAATGCGGGAGTTAAACTCTTTGAAGGTGAGGGAAGGGTGGTAGGTCCAAATGAAGTTGAGTTAATTCAACTGGATGGCACCAAGATAAGCTATTCGGCTAAGCACATTCTAATTGCAACTGGTAGTAGGGCTCATCGTCCACAAATCCCAGGACAG GAGCTAGCCATAACTTCAGATGAGGCACTGAGCTTGGAAGAGTTACCAAAGCGTGCTGTGATACTTGGTGGAGG GTACATTGCTGTTGAGTTCGCTTCAATATGGCGAGGAATGGGTGTAACAGTGGATCTATGTTTCAGAAAGGAACTTCCACTGAG AGGTTTTGATGATGAAATGAGAGCTGTAGTTGCAAGAAATCTAGAAGGCAGAGGAATCACTATGCATCCTTGCACGACGTTGACTAAG CTTGAAAAATCAGAAGGTGGCGTCAAAGTGCACACAGACCATGGTGAAGTGATATTGGCAGATGTTGTGCTCTTTGCAACTG GTCGTCTCCCCAACACAAAAAGGTTGAATCTGGATGCTGTTGCTGTCGAGCTTGACAAGATGAAAGCGGTGAAA GTAGATGAGTACTCTCGCACCAATATACCAAGCATTTGGGCCATTGGTGATGTCACCAATCGAATGAATCTTACTCCTGTTGCTTTGATGGAAGGAACCTGTTTTGCG AAAACTGTTTTCGGTGGAAAGCCTACCAAGCCTGACTATTCACATATCCCATGTGCAGTGTTCTG CATCCCGCCTCTCTCTGTTGTAGGGTTTAGCGAAGAACAGGCCATAGAGCAAGCGAATGGAGAAGTTTCAGTTTACACATCAACATTCAATCCAATGAAGAACACAATTTCTGG ACGAACAGAGAAGTCAGTAATGAAGCTTCTTGTTGATGCTGAGACAGATAAAGTTTTAGGGGCATCCATGTGCGGTCCAGATGCACCTGAAATCATGCAG GGCATTGCTGTTGCACTTAAGTGTGGAGCAACCAAGGAGCAATTTGACAGTACA GTGGGAATACACCCTTCTGCTGCAGAGGAGTTTGTGACCATGCGTTCAGAGTCGAGGCGTGTTTCTTCAAACAAACCAAAGACGAATCTCTGA
- the LOC129883257 gene encoding uncharacterized protein LOC129883257 isoform X1: protein MDPNSSYKFTFLLLLSLFLHSTVSDGASSVFFLDNPSHRYFRSPSPDASSKISSLSLSEVGAAISVLLGFAPPVTLSSASSSKLNEVLVPNPFDRPGSVLILEVTGAEGVSIEALRSNVVNKNRADIQLPDAGEVSLFSLDEPKTDAEYSDKELSEFVSASWLSGSYVNEELTIPLEDDADLIFQLSKEADREFVTSLVSLTHKIQRAMEMHQDLSGAVHRPSELISGKFDGLKALKEQYGAEGVVKGSKLFSIVMSKMFDSLTEAYKGQIVGVIVCNETPSVAESLFNVIFTSPPSARWLEETKTSPNSTVIEEIILVRRTVAWITGILLIIATLLGIYFLFNMPLTRDTLLYSNVKLD, encoded by the exons ATGGATCCAAATTCTTCTTACAAATTCACCTTTCTATTACTTCTCTCACTCTTCCTGCATTCTACA GTTTCTGATGGAGCTTCTTCAGTGTTTTTCCTCGATAACCCATCTCACCGTTACTTCCGTTCTCCTTCTCCCGATGCTTCTTCTAAG ATAAGTTCCTTGTCTCTTTCTGAAGTTGGTGCTGCTATATCAGTCTTGCTTGGTTTTGCACCTCCTGTTACTCTTTCCTCTGCTAGTTCATCGAAG TTGAATGAGGTACTCGTACCAAATCCATTTGATAGGCCGGGTTCTGTCCTCATCCTAGAAGTTACAGGAGCTGAAG GTGTTTCTATTGAGGCCCTTAGAAGCAATGTAGTAAACAAAAATAGAGCTGACATTCAACTTCCAG ATGCAGGTGAAGTTTCTCTTTTTTCATTGGATGAACCAAAAACAGATGCTGAATATTCAGACAAAGAACTAAGTGAATTTGTGAGT GCATCATGGTTGAGCGGTTCATATGTGAATGAAGAGCTGACAATCCCCTTGGAGGATGATGCTGATTTGATATTTCAATTGTCAAAG GAAGCAGATAGGGAGTTTGTAACAAGTCTTGTTTCACTTACCCATAAGATTCAAAGAGCAATGGAGATGCACCAAGATTTATCTGGAGCTGTGCACCGTCCATCTGAGTTAATTTCTGGAAAATTTGATGGCCTTAAG GCTCTCAAAGAGCAGTATGGAGCAGAAGGTGTTGTGAAAGGAAGTAAATTGTTCAGTATTGTGATGTCGAAGATGTTTGATTCCTTAACTGAAGCCTATAAAG GTCAAATTGTTGGAGTTATTGTCTGTAATGAAACTCCTTCAGTAGCAGAGTCATTATTCAATGTCATTTTCACTTCTCCACCATCTGCCCGCTGGCTGGAGGAAACAAAAACTTCACCCAATTCAACTGTTATTGAAGAAATTATATTGGTTAGACGAACTGTTGCATGGATTACAGGAATCTTGCTTATAATTGCCACACTATTAGGA ATTTACTTTCTCTTCAACATGCCACTTACAAGGGACACCCTTCTCTATTCTAACGTGAAGCTCGACTAG
- the LOC129881912 gene encoding protein disulfide isomerase pTAC5, chloroplastic, translated as MASSLPLSFHIITSNLHNNNTPKFFSLKNSSASLSVSHVCYSGSPEREESRWLREEQRWLREEKRWLREERRWEAEREALLIQIQDLQLRVKELESSRDSVLPEATSVTETVANIAKLLQLLKEGEVGKNVTVIAESGSIALPLVLEASKQNEVIVKEATQQEKVIREVPKESEGEGNKTKKRRTLKKGSEGDEVRLMQEQLLKLGFYCGEEDMEFSSFSSGTERAVKTWQASSDLREDGIMTSELLEKLYMVQNSDTVKENPKQPDGTEAKISANGAPIASIMEIGEVQQTIVKEDGVSETEVSHHRVFLLGENRWEEPSRLTTSKKPAETTSGNTTMKCLTCRGEGRLLCMECDGTGEPNIEEQFMEWIDEGMKCPYCEGHGFITCDVCQGKKIMQA; from the exons ATGGCGTCTTCACTACCACTGAGTTTCCATATTATTACCTCAAATCTCCATAACAACAACACTCCTAaattcttctctctaaaaaACTCCTCGGCATCCCTCTCTGTATCTCACGTTTGTTATAGCGGTTCGCCGGAACGGGAGGAGTCGCGGTGGTTAAGGGAGGAGCAGCGGTGGTTGAGGGAGGAGAAACGATGGTTAAGGGAAGAGAGAAGGTGGGAAGCGGAGCGAGAAGCTTTGTTGATTCAAATTCAGGATTTACAGCTCCGTGTTAAGGAGCTTGAGAGTAGTAGGGATTCTGTTCTTCCAGAAGCTACTTCTGTTACCGAGACGGTAGCTAATATTGCTAAGCTATTGCAG CTGCTGAAGGAGGGGGAGGTGGGAAAGAATGTAACTGTGATTGCAGAAAGTGGGTCGATTGCTTTGCCATTAGTTTTAGAAGCATCAAAGCAAAATGAGGTTATTGTCAAGGAAGCAACACAACAGGAGAAGGTGATTAGGGAAGTTCCTAAAGAATCAGAAGGAGAGGGTAACAAAACCAAGAAGAGGCGGACTTTGAAAAAGGGATCTGAAGGAGATGAAGTTCGACTGATGCAG GAACAATTGTTAAAATTGGGCTTCTATTGTGGTGAGGAAGATATGGAATTCTCCAGCTTCTCTAGTGGGACTGAGCGTGCTGTGAAAACTTGGCAG GCTTCATCTGATTTACGAGAAGATGGCATTATGACTTCTGAACttcttgaaaaattatatatggTGCAAAATAGTGACACAGTGAAGGAAAATCCCAAACAACCAGATGGAACTGAAGCTAAG ATTAGCGCAAATGGTGCACCAATTGCATCCATCATGGAAATAGGGGAAGTTCAGCAGACCATTGTGAAAGAAGACGGTGTGTCTGAAACTGAGGTATCACATCATCGAGTCTTTCTCCTCGGAGAGAACCGATGGGAAGAACCTTCCAGACTTACTACAAGTAAGAAACCAGCAGAGACTACTAGTGGCAATACCACCATGAAATGTCTTACTTGCCGTGGAGAGGGTCGCCTATTATGCATGG AATGTGATGGGACTGGTGAGCCAAACATTGAGGAACAG TTTATGGAATGGATAGATGAAGGAATGAAGTGTCCTTATTGTGAAGGCCATGGATTCATAACTTGCGATGTTTGTCAAGGCAAGAAGATAATGCAAGCTTAG
- the LOC129881911 gene encoding glycine-rich cell wall structural protein-like, producing the protein MGCLLSGRSVGAFMLLLVLVVENYVVFGDDVKKGVEDDEKFLFKHRRFGDRIGGGLGHGIYSKGFTHGGGLGLGGGGGGGLGGGAGGGLGGGGGLGGGAGGGLGGGAGGGLGGGGVGGGLGGGLGGGGGIGGGAGGGAGGGIGGGAGGGGGIGGGVGGGAGGGIGGGAGGGAGGGIGGGAGGGGGIGGGAGGGGGIGGGAGGGAGGGIGGGAGGGAGGGIGGGAGGGGGVGGGAGGGIGGGAGGGAGGGIGGGVGGGGGAGGGVGGGLGAGGGAGGGVGGGGGFGGGGGGGIGGGGGAGGGFGAGGGFGAGAGAGIGGGSGGGGGFGGGLH; encoded by the coding sequence ATGGGTTGTTTATTATCTGGTCGTAGTGTTGGGGCTTTTATGCTCTTGCTTGTGTTAGTTGTTGAAAATTATGTGGTGTTTGGTGATGATGTTAAGAAGGGAGTTGAAGATGATGAGAAGTTTTTATTTAAGCATCGTCGTTTTGGTGATCGTATTGGTGGGGGTTTAGGACATGGGATTTATAGTAAAGGGTTTACACATGGTGGAGGTCTTGGCCTTGGCGGAGGAGGTGGTGGTGGTCTAGGTGGAGGTGCGGGTGGTGGCTTAGGTGGTGGGGGTGGTCTTGGCGGAGGAGCTGGTGGTGGTCTTGGTGGAGGTGCGGGTGGTGGCTTAGGTGGTGGGGGTGTTGGTGGTGGCTTAGGAGGTGGTCTTGGAGGTGGTGGTGGCATTGGAGGAGGTGCTGGTGGTGGAGCAGGTGGAGGTATTGGAGGAGGAGCCGGAGGAGGTGGTGGAATTGGCGGAGGTGTTGGGGGTGGAGCTGGTGGAGGTATTGGAGGAGGTGCTGGTGGTGGAGCTGGTGGAGGCATTGGAGGAGGAGCCGGAGGAGGTGGTGGAATTGGAGGAGGAGCCGGAGGAGGTGGTGGAATTGGAGGAGGTGCTGGTGGTGGAGCTGGTGGAGGCATTGGAGGAGGTGCTGGGGGTGGAGCTGGTGGAGGAATTGGAGGAGGAGCTGGAGGTGGTGGAGGTGTTGGGGGTGGAGCTGGTGGTGGCATTGGAGGAGGTGCTGGTGGTGGAGCTGGTGGAGGCATTGGAGGAGGAGTCGGAGGTGGTGGTGGAGCAGGTGGCGGTGTAGGAGGTGGTCTTGGTGCAGGTGGAGGTGCTGGAGGTGGTGTTGGTGGTGGCGGAGGCTTTGGTGGAGGAGGAGGTGGTGGCATTGGTGGTGGTGGAGGTGCAGGAGGAGGTTTTGGAGCAGGTGGAGGATTTGGCGCCGGTGCTGGTGCTGGTATTGGAGGTGGAAGTGGTGGCGGCGGCGGCTTtggtggtggtcttcattga